A portion of the Colius striatus isolate bColStr4 chromosome 1, bColStr4.1.hap1, whole genome shotgun sequence genome contains these proteins:
- the DENND2A gene encoding DENN domain-containing protein 2A isoform X1, producing the protein MMTASKVADVSSKSESSVCKSVDRIKLADKNNTAIVEELKRPFCGFLSERCSESASVTLDLTPEAEPVSSVVKNPLGALENLMLDARLDCFQQNMLSPKMIISDPSVDLNVKENSKIIKRQIGSTQNTRLPGKIGLRNKSFSIKDKISEWEGKKETQSAPRREEEQGLKEEHKVPCPTEKMSVETPLARKVEVKRLTNWELEGKGAGKENERKAGSQKVTGQAAEQKGEVQKEEEVESSPGRCKEVKGGKWEVQKENLSVLSQVKKLEQALKDGSTELQPQLPGTYYSPQCLQEKAAQGHAAPEGHESTGGAELNRRLLGLDSEISEPIFGTLEEVRTSHVKSRDCMVENVYTEPGVPEKKPFINPLPKPRRTFKHEGEEDWVPAARNKRNLPPLPSIPPPPLPSSPPPSAVSRRLWSGKHKNNADHRKSYEFEDLLQSSSENGRVDWYAQTKLALTRTLSEENVYEDILGRSFGQDILDPPSKENPYEDIETNSRCLGKKCVLTFPASPTPSVPGTPTKLLSKPIFFRQNSERRSFKLPDIRKLSRDGTGSPSKISPPSTPSSPDDTFFSLGDPQNGKRRRKIPKLVLKINAIYEARRGKKRVKRLSQSTESNSGKVTDENSESDSDTEEKLKAHSQRLVHVKSRLKQTPRYQTLERDLIEYQERQLFEYFVVVSLHKKQAGAAYVPEVTQQFPLKLERSFKFMREAEDQLKAIPQFCFPDAKDWAPIHQFASETFSFVLTGEDGSRRFGYCRRLLPSGKGKRLPEVYCIVSRLGCFNLFSKILDEVEKRRGISPALVQPLMRSVMEAPFPALGRTITVKNFLPGSGTEVIELRRPLDSRLEHVDFESLFASLSVRHLSRVFASLLLERRVIFIADKLSTLSKCCHATVALLYPFTWQHTYIPVLPPSMIDIVCSPTPFLIGLLSSSLPRLKELPVEEVLVVDLVNNRFLRQMEDEDSILPRKLQAALEHILEQRNELASDKEEGSVNGKQETSPLNELVSEAFVRFFVEIVGHYSLFLMPTEREERALQRDAFRKAVSSKSLRRFLEVFMETQMFGGFIQERELRKQGVRGLFEVRAQEYLETLPSGEQSGVNRFLKGLGSKMKFLHKK; encoded by the exons atGATGACAGCTAGCAAGGTGGCCGATGTGAGCAGCAAGTCTGAAAGCAGTGTCTGCAAGTCTGTTGACAG GATCAAGCTTGCAGATAAAAACAATACAGCCATTGTGGAGGAATTAAAAAGACCCTTCTGTGGATTTTTGAGTGAGAGATGTTCTGAAAGTGCCTCTGTCACCTTGGATTTAACACCTGAAGCTGAACCAGTTTCTTCTGTGGTGAAGAACCCACTGGGAGCCTTGGAGAACTTGATGCTGGATGCAAGGCTAGACTGCTTTCAGCAGAACATGCTTAGTCCCAAAATGATCATCAGCGACCCATCTGTGGATCTGAAtgttaaagaaaacagtaaaatcaTCAAGAGACAGATAGGAAGCACTCAGAATACACGCTTACCTGGAAAAATTGGCTTGAGGAATAAGTCCTTCAGCATCAAGGACAAAATTTCAgaatgggaagggaaaaaggaaacgCAGTCTGCTCCTCgcagggaggaggagcagggactTAAAGAGGAGCACAAGGTGCCCTGTCCAACGGAGAAGATGAGTGTGGAAACACCGTTGGCTCGGAAAGTGGAGGTCAAGAGACTTACAAACTGGGAATTGGAGGGCAAAGGGGCAGGCAAAGAGAATGAGcggaaagcaggaagtcagaaagtcacaggccaggcagcagagcaaaagGGGGAAGtgcagaaggaagaggaagtggaatCCAGCCCTGGAAGATGCAAGGAGGTGAAAGGTGGGAAATGGGAGGTCCAGAAGGAGAATCTTTCAGTGCTTAGTCAGGTCAAGAAGCTAGAGCAGGCTTTGAAAGATGGCTCAACGGAGCTGCAGCCACAGTTGCCTGGTACTTACTATTCCCCACAGTGCTTGCAGGAGAAGGCAGCACAAGGACACGCTGCTCCTGAGGGCCATGAAAGCACAGGTGGGGCTGAGCTCAACAGAAGGCTTCTTGGCTTGGACTCTGAAATCAGTGAGCCGATTTTTGGGACTTTAGAAGAGGTAAGAACTTCTCATGTGAAATCCAGGGACTGCATGGTGGAGAATGTGTACACAGAGCCAGGAGTGCCAGAGAAGAAACCCTTCATCAACCCGCTGCCAAAGCCCCGGCGGACTTTCAAACACGAAGGGGAAGAGGACTGGGTGCCAGCAGCTAGGAATAAGAGAAACTTACCTCCTCTGCCAtccattcctcctcctcctcttccctcctctcctcctccctcagctgTCAGCAGGAGGCTCTGGAGCGGGAAGCACAAGAACAACGCTGACCACAG GAAGTCATATGAGTTTGAAGACTTGCTGCAGTCCTCGTCTGAGAACGGCCGGGTGGATTGGTACGCGCAGACCAAGCTGGCCCTCACACGCACTTTATCTGAGGAGAACGTCTATGAAGACATCCTGGGTAGGAGCTTTGGACAGGACATATTGG ATCCACCATCGAAGGAAAACCCTTATGAAGACATCGAGACCAACAGCCGctgtttggggaagaaatgtGTCCTGACCTTCCCAGCATCCCCCACCCCTTCTGTACCTGGGACTCCGACTAAG TTGCTTTCCAAGCCCATTTTTTTCCGACAAAACTCGGAGCGACGGAGTTTCAAACTGCCAGACATACGGAAACTGAGCCGTGACGGCACTGGGTCACCATCCAAAATCAGCCCTCCCTcaacccccagcagcccagATGACACCTTTTTCTCCTTGGGAGACCCTCAGAACggcaagaggagaaggaagatcCCCAAG CTTGTGTTGAAAATCAATGCCATTTATGAGGCACGAAGGGGAAAGAAACGTGTCAAGAGACTCTCGCAGTCTACAGAGAGCAATTCAGGGAAAG TTACAGATGAAAACAGTGAATCGGACAGTGATACCGAAGAGAAGCTGAAAG CTCACAGCCAGCGCCTGGTGCACGTGAAATCCCGCCTGAAGCAAACCCCGCGCTACCAGACCTTGGAACGGGATTTGATCGAGTATCAAGAGAGGCAGCtgtttgagtactttgtggtgGTGTCATTGCACAAGAagcaggctggggctgcctaCGTCCCTGAggttacccagcagttcccgtTGAAG CTTGAGCGCTCGTTCAAATTCATGCGCGAGGCAGAAGATCAGTTGAAAGCTATTCCCCAGTTTTGCTTCCCTGACGCAAAGGACTGGGCCCCCATCCATCAGTTTGCCAG TGAGACATTCTCGTTTGTCCTGACGGGGGAAGATGGAAGCAGGCGATTTGGATACTGTAGGAGGCTGCTG CCCAGTGGGAAAGGGAAACGTCTGCCAGAAGTTTACTGCATTGTGAGTCGCCTTGGATGCTTCAATCTCTTCTCTAAG aTCTTGGATGAGGTTGAGAAGAGACGAGGCATTTCACCTGCCTTGGTGCAGCCTCTCATGAGGAGTGTCATGGAGGCACCTTTCCCAGCTTTGGGCAGGACCATTACAGTCAAGAACTTCTTGCCAGGCTCTGGAACAGAG GTCATCGAGCTGCGGCGGCCTCTTGACTCCAGGCTTGAGCACGTTGATTTCGAGTCCTTGTTCGCGTCCCTCAGTGTGCGGCACCTGAGCAGAGTCTTTGCCTCCCTGCTCCTAGAAAGGAGGGTGATCTTTATCGCAGACAAGCTCAG CACTCTCTCCAAGTGTTGCCATGCCACGGTGGCCCTGCTGTACCCCTTCACCTGGCAGCACACCTACATCCCTGTGCTGCCACCTTCCATGATCGACATCGTCTGCTCGCCCACCCCCTTCCTCATCGGCCTGctctccagctccctgccccGCCTCAAGGAGCTACCTGTGGAGGAG GTCCTCGTTGTTGACCTTGTAAATAACCGGTTTTTGAGACAG ATGGAAGATGAGGACTCCATCCTGCCCCGCAAGCTGCAGGCCGCCCTAGAACACATTTTGGAGCAGAGGAATGAGCTGGCTAGTGACAAGGAGGAGGGCTCTGTCAATGGCAAGCAGG AGACCAGCCCCTTGAACGAGCTGGTGTCGGAGGCCTTTGTCCGTTTCTTCGTGGAGATCGTGGGCCACTACTCGCTCTTCCTGATGCCCACGGAGCGCGAGGAGCGGGCGCTGCAGCGCGACGCCTTCCGCAAGGCCGTCTCCTCCAAGAGCCTCCGGCGCTTCCTGGAGGTCTTCATGGAGACACAGATGTTCGGGGGCTTCATCCAGGAGCGGGAGCTGCGGAAGCAAGGAGTCAGAG
- the DENND2A gene encoding DENN domain-containing protein 2A isoform X3: protein MMTASKVADVSSKSESSVCKSVDRIKLADKNNTAIVEELKRPFCGFLSERCSESASVTLDLTPEAEPVSSVVKNPLGALENLMLDARLDCFQQNMLSPKMIISDPSVDLNVKENSKIIKRQIGSTQNTRLPGKIGLRNKSFSIKDKISEWEGKKETQSAPRREEEQGLKEEHKVPCPTEKMSVETPLARKVEVKRLTNWELEGKGAGKENERKAGSQKVTGQAAEQKGEVQKEEEVESSPGRCKEVKGGKWEVQKENLSVLSQVKKLEQALKDGSTELQPQLPGTYYSPQCLQEKAAQGHAAPEGHESTGGAELNRRLLGLDSEISEPIFGTLEEVRTSHVKSRDCMVENVYTEPGVPEKKPFINPLPKPRRTFKHEGEEDWVPAARNKRNLPPLPSIPPPPLPSSPPPSAVSRRLWSGKHKNNADHRKSYEFEDLLQSSSENGRVDWYAQTKLALTRTLSEENVYEDILDPPSKENPYEDIETNSRCLGKKCVLTFPASPTPSVPGTPTKLLSKPIFFRQNSERRSFKLPDIRKLSRDGTGSPSKISPPSTPSSPDDTFFSLGDPQNGKRRRKIPKLVLKINAIYEARRGKKRVKRLSQSTESNSGKVTDENSESDSDTEEKLKAHSQRLVHVKSRLKQTPRYQTLERDLIEYQERQLFEYFVVVSLHKKQAGAAYVPEVTQQFPLKLERSFKFMREAEDQLKAIPQFCFPDAKDWAPIHQFASETFSFVLTGEDGSRRFGYCRRLLPSGKGKRLPEVYCIVSRLGCFNLFSKILDEVEKRRGISPALVQPLMRSVMEAPFPALGRTITVKNFLPGSGTEVIELRRPLDSRLEHVDFESLFASLSVRHLSRVFASLLLERRVIFIADKLSTLSKCCHATVALLYPFTWQHTYIPVLPPSMIDIVCSPTPFLIGLLSSSLPRLKELPVEEVLVVDLVNNRFLRQMEDEDSILPRKLQAALEHILEQRNELASDKEEGSVNGKQETSPLNELVSEAFVRFFVEIVGHYSLFLMPTEREERALQRDAFRKAVSSKSLRRFLEVFMETQMFGGFIQERELRKQGVRGLFEVRAQEYLETLPSGEQSGVNRFLKGLGSKMKFLHKK, encoded by the exons atGATGACAGCTAGCAAGGTGGCCGATGTGAGCAGCAAGTCTGAAAGCAGTGTCTGCAAGTCTGTTGACAG GATCAAGCTTGCAGATAAAAACAATACAGCCATTGTGGAGGAATTAAAAAGACCCTTCTGTGGATTTTTGAGTGAGAGATGTTCTGAAAGTGCCTCTGTCACCTTGGATTTAACACCTGAAGCTGAACCAGTTTCTTCTGTGGTGAAGAACCCACTGGGAGCCTTGGAGAACTTGATGCTGGATGCAAGGCTAGACTGCTTTCAGCAGAACATGCTTAGTCCCAAAATGATCATCAGCGACCCATCTGTGGATCTGAAtgttaaagaaaacagtaaaatcaTCAAGAGACAGATAGGAAGCACTCAGAATACACGCTTACCTGGAAAAATTGGCTTGAGGAATAAGTCCTTCAGCATCAAGGACAAAATTTCAgaatgggaagggaaaaaggaaacgCAGTCTGCTCCTCgcagggaggaggagcagggactTAAAGAGGAGCACAAGGTGCCCTGTCCAACGGAGAAGATGAGTGTGGAAACACCGTTGGCTCGGAAAGTGGAGGTCAAGAGACTTACAAACTGGGAATTGGAGGGCAAAGGGGCAGGCAAAGAGAATGAGcggaaagcaggaagtcagaaagtcacaggccaggcagcagagcaaaagGGGGAAGtgcagaaggaagaggaagtggaatCCAGCCCTGGAAGATGCAAGGAGGTGAAAGGTGGGAAATGGGAGGTCCAGAAGGAGAATCTTTCAGTGCTTAGTCAGGTCAAGAAGCTAGAGCAGGCTTTGAAAGATGGCTCAACGGAGCTGCAGCCACAGTTGCCTGGTACTTACTATTCCCCACAGTGCTTGCAGGAGAAGGCAGCACAAGGACACGCTGCTCCTGAGGGCCATGAAAGCACAGGTGGGGCTGAGCTCAACAGAAGGCTTCTTGGCTTGGACTCTGAAATCAGTGAGCCGATTTTTGGGACTTTAGAAGAGGTAAGAACTTCTCATGTGAAATCCAGGGACTGCATGGTGGAGAATGTGTACACAGAGCCAGGAGTGCCAGAGAAGAAACCCTTCATCAACCCGCTGCCAAAGCCCCGGCGGACTTTCAAACACGAAGGGGAAGAGGACTGGGTGCCAGCAGCTAGGAATAAGAGAAACTTACCTCCTCTGCCAtccattcctcctcctcctcttccctcctctcctcctccctcagctgTCAGCAGGAGGCTCTGGAGCGGGAAGCACAAGAACAACGCTGACCACAG GAAGTCATATGAGTTTGAAGACTTGCTGCAGTCCTCGTCTGAGAACGGCCGGGTGGATTGGTACGCGCAGACCAAGCTGGCCCTCACACGCACTTTATCTGAGGAGAACGTCTATGAAGACATCCTGG ATCCACCATCGAAGGAAAACCCTTATGAAGACATCGAGACCAACAGCCGctgtttggggaagaaatgtGTCCTGACCTTCCCAGCATCCCCCACCCCTTCTGTACCTGGGACTCCGACTAAG TTGCTTTCCAAGCCCATTTTTTTCCGACAAAACTCGGAGCGACGGAGTTTCAAACTGCCAGACATACGGAAACTGAGCCGTGACGGCACTGGGTCACCATCCAAAATCAGCCCTCCCTcaacccccagcagcccagATGACACCTTTTTCTCCTTGGGAGACCCTCAGAACggcaagaggagaaggaagatcCCCAAG CTTGTGTTGAAAATCAATGCCATTTATGAGGCACGAAGGGGAAAGAAACGTGTCAAGAGACTCTCGCAGTCTACAGAGAGCAATTCAGGGAAAG TTACAGATGAAAACAGTGAATCGGACAGTGATACCGAAGAGAAGCTGAAAG CTCACAGCCAGCGCCTGGTGCACGTGAAATCCCGCCTGAAGCAAACCCCGCGCTACCAGACCTTGGAACGGGATTTGATCGAGTATCAAGAGAGGCAGCtgtttgagtactttgtggtgGTGTCATTGCACAAGAagcaggctggggctgcctaCGTCCCTGAggttacccagcagttcccgtTGAAG CTTGAGCGCTCGTTCAAATTCATGCGCGAGGCAGAAGATCAGTTGAAAGCTATTCCCCAGTTTTGCTTCCCTGACGCAAAGGACTGGGCCCCCATCCATCAGTTTGCCAG TGAGACATTCTCGTTTGTCCTGACGGGGGAAGATGGAAGCAGGCGATTTGGATACTGTAGGAGGCTGCTG CCCAGTGGGAAAGGGAAACGTCTGCCAGAAGTTTACTGCATTGTGAGTCGCCTTGGATGCTTCAATCTCTTCTCTAAG aTCTTGGATGAGGTTGAGAAGAGACGAGGCATTTCACCTGCCTTGGTGCAGCCTCTCATGAGGAGTGTCATGGAGGCACCTTTCCCAGCTTTGGGCAGGACCATTACAGTCAAGAACTTCTTGCCAGGCTCTGGAACAGAG GTCATCGAGCTGCGGCGGCCTCTTGACTCCAGGCTTGAGCACGTTGATTTCGAGTCCTTGTTCGCGTCCCTCAGTGTGCGGCACCTGAGCAGAGTCTTTGCCTCCCTGCTCCTAGAAAGGAGGGTGATCTTTATCGCAGACAAGCTCAG CACTCTCTCCAAGTGTTGCCATGCCACGGTGGCCCTGCTGTACCCCTTCACCTGGCAGCACACCTACATCCCTGTGCTGCCACCTTCCATGATCGACATCGTCTGCTCGCCCACCCCCTTCCTCATCGGCCTGctctccagctccctgccccGCCTCAAGGAGCTACCTGTGGAGGAG GTCCTCGTTGTTGACCTTGTAAATAACCGGTTTTTGAGACAG ATGGAAGATGAGGACTCCATCCTGCCCCGCAAGCTGCAGGCCGCCCTAGAACACATTTTGGAGCAGAGGAATGAGCTGGCTAGTGACAAGGAGGAGGGCTCTGTCAATGGCAAGCAGG AGACCAGCCCCTTGAACGAGCTGGTGTCGGAGGCCTTTGTCCGTTTCTTCGTGGAGATCGTGGGCCACTACTCGCTCTTCCTGATGCCCACGGAGCGCGAGGAGCGGGCGCTGCAGCGCGACGCCTTCCGCAAGGCCGTCTCCTCCAAGAGCCTCCGGCGCTTCCTGGAGGTCTTCATGGAGACACAGATGTTCGGGGGCTTCATCCAGGAGCGGGAGCTGCGGAAGCAAGGAGTCAGAG
- the DENND2A gene encoding DENN domain-containing protein 2A isoform X2, translating into MMTASKVADVSSKSESSVCKSVDRIKLADKNNTAIVEELKRPFCGFLSERCSESASVTLDLTPEAEPVSSVVKNPLGALENLMLDARLDCFQQNMLSPKMIISDPSVDLNVKENSKIIKRQIGSTQNTRLPGKIGLRNKSFSIKDKISEWEGKKETQSAPRREEEQGLKEEHKVPCPTEKMSVETPLARKVEVKRLTNWELEGKGAGKENERKAGSQKVTGQAAEQKGEVQKEEEVESSPGRCKEVKGGKWEVQKENLSVLSQVKKLEQALKDGSTELQPQLPGTYYSPQCLQEKAAQGHAAPEGHESTGGAELNRRLLGLDSEISEPIFGTLEEVRTSHVKSRDCMVENVYTEPGVPEKKPFINPLPKPRRTFKHEGEEDWVPAARNKRNLPPLPSIPPPPLPSSPPPSAVSRRLWSGKHKNNADHRKSYEFEDLLQSSSENGRVDWYAQTKLALTRTLSEENVYEDILGRSFGQDILDPPSKENPYEDIETNSRCLGKKCVLTFPASPTPSVPGTPTKLLSKPIFFRQNSERRSFKLPDIRKLSRDGTGSPSKISPPSTPSSPDDTFFSLGDPQNGKRRRKIPKLVLKINAIYEARRGKKRVKRLSQSTESNSGKDENSESDSDTEEKLKAHSQRLVHVKSRLKQTPRYQTLERDLIEYQERQLFEYFVVVSLHKKQAGAAYVPEVTQQFPLKLERSFKFMREAEDQLKAIPQFCFPDAKDWAPIHQFASETFSFVLTGEDGSRRFGYCRRLLPSGKGKRLPEVYCIVSRLGCFNLFSKILDEVEKRRGISPALVQPLMRSVMEAPFPALGRTITVKNFLPGSGTEVIELRRPLDSRLEHVDFESLFASLSVRHLSRVFASLLLERRVIFIADKLSTLSKCCHATVALLYPFTWQHTYIPVLPPSMIDIVCSPTPFLIGLLSSSLPRLKELPVEEVLVVDLVNNRFLRQMEDEDSILPRKLQAALEHILEQRNELASDKEEGSVNGKQETSPLNELVSEAFVRFFVEIVGHYSLFLMPTEREERALQRDAFRKAVSSKSLRRFLEVFMETQMFGGFIQERELRKQGVRGLFEVRAQEYLETLPSGEQSGVNRFLKGLGSKMKFLHKK; encoded by the exons atGATGACAGCTAGCAAGGTGGCCGATGTGAGCAGCAAGTCTGAAAGCAGTGTCTGCAAGTCTGTTGACAG GATCAAGCTTGCAGATAAAAACAATACAGCCATTGTGGAGGAATTAAAAAGACCCTTCTGTGGATTTTTGAGTGAGAGATGTTCTGAAAGTGCCTCTGTCACCTTGGATTTAACACCTGAAGCTGAACCAGTTTCTTCTGTGGTGAAGAACCCACTGGGAGCCTTGGAGAACTTGATGCTGGATGCAAGGCTAGACTGCTTTCAGCAGAACATGCTTAGTCCCAAAATGATCATCAGCGACCCATCTGTGGATCTGAAtgttaaagaaaacagtaaaatcaTCAAGAGACAGATAGGAAGCACTCAGAATACACGCTTACCTGGAAAAATTGGCTTGAGGAATAAGTCCTTCAGCATCAAGGACAAAATTTCAgaatgggaagggaaaaaggaaacgCAGTCTGCTCCTCgcagggaggaggagcagggactTAAAGAGGAGCACAAGGTGCCCTGTCCAACGGAGAAGATGAGTGTGGAAACACCGTTGGCTCGGAAAGTGGAGGTCAAGAGACTTACAAACTGGGAATTGGAGGGCAAAGGGGCAGGCAAAGAGAATGAGcggaaagcaggaagtcagaaagtcacaggccaggcagcagagcaaaagGGGGAAGtgcagaaggaagaggaagtggaatCCAGCCCTGGAAGATGCAAGGAGGTGAAAGGTGGGAAATGGGAGGTCCAGAAGGAGAATCTTTCAGTGCTTAGTCAGGTCAAGAAGCTAGAGCAGGCTTTGAAAGATGGCTCAACGGAGCTGCAGCCACAGTTGCCTGGTACTTACTATTCCCCACAGTGCTTGCAGGAGAAGGCAGCACAAGGACACGCTGCTCCTGAGGGCCATGAAAGCACAGGTGGGGCTGAGCTCAACAGAAGGCTTCTTGGCTTGGACTCTGAAATCAGTGAGCCGATTTTTGGGACTTTAGAAGAGGTAAGAACTTCTCATGTGAAATCCAGGGACTGCATGGTGGAGAATGTGTACACAGAGCCAGGAGTGCCAGAGAAGAAACCCTTCATCAACCCGCTGCCAAAGCCCCGGCGGACTTTCAAACACGAAGGGGAAGAGGACTGGGTGCCAGCAGCTAGGAATAAGAGAAACTTACCTCCTCTGCCAtccattcctcctcctcctcttccctcctctcctcctccctcagctgTCAGCAGGAGGCTCTGGAGCGGGAAGCACAAGAACAACGCTGACCACAG GAAGTCATATGAGTTTGAAGACTTGCTGCAGTCCTCGTCTGAGAACGGCCGGGTGGATTGGTACGCGCAGACCAAGCTGGCCCTCACACGCACTTTATCTGAGGAGAACGTCTATGAAGACATCCTGGGTAGGAGCTTTGGACAGGACATATTGG ATCCACCATCGAAGGAAAACCCTTATGAAGACATCGAGACCAACAGCCGctgtttggggaagaaatgtGTCCTGACCTTCCCAGCATCCCCCACCCCTTCTGTACCTGGGACTCCGACTAAG TTGCTTTCCAAGCCCATTTTTTTCCGACAAAACTCGGAGCGACGGAGTTTCAAACTGCCAGACATACGGAAACTGAGCCGTGACGGCACTGGGTCACCATCCAAAATCAGCCCTCCCTcaacccccagcagcccagATGACACCTTTTTCTCCTTGGGAGACCCTCAGAACggcaagaggagaaggaagatcCCCAAG CTTGTGTTGAAAATCAATGCCATTTATGAGGCACGAAGGGGAAAGAAACGTGTCAAGAGACTCTCGCAGTCTACAGAGAGCAATTCAGGGAAAG ATGAAAACAGTGAATCGGACAGTGATACCGAAGAGAAGCTGAAAG CTCACAGCCAGCGCCTGGTGCACGTGAAATCCCGCCTGAAGCAAACCCCGCGCTACCAGACCTTGGAACGGGATTTGATCGAGTATCAAGAGAGGCAGCtgtttgagtactttgtggtgGTGTCATTGCACAAGAagcaggctggggctgcctaCGTCCCTGAggttacccagcagttcccgtTGAAG CTTGAGCGCTCGTTCAAATTCATGCGCGAGGCAGAAGATCAGTTGAAAGCTATTCCCCAGTTTTGCTTCCCTGACGCAAAGGACTGGGCCCCCATCCATCAGTTTGCCAG TGAGACATTCTCGTTTGTCCTGACGGGGGAAGATGGAAGCAGGCGATTTGGATACTGTAGGAGGCTGCTG CCCAGTGGGAAAGGGAAACGTCTGCCAGAAGTTTACTGCATTGTGAGTCGCCTTGGATGCTTCAATCTCTTCTCTAAG aTCTTGGATGAGGTTGAGAAGAGACGAGGCATTTCACCTGCCTTGGTGCAGCCTCTCATGAGGAGTGTCATGGAGGCACCTTTCCCAGCTTTGGGCAGGACCATTACAGTCAAGAACTTCTTGCCAGGCTCTGGAACAGAG GTCATCGAGCTGCGGCGGCCTCTTGACTCCAGGCTTGAGCACGTTGATTTCGAGTCCTTGTTCGCGTCCCTCAGTGTGCGGCACCTGAGCAGAGTCTTTGCCTCCCTGCTCCTAGAAAGGAGGGTGATCTTTATCGCAGACAAGCTCAG CACTCTCTCCAAGTGTTGCCATGCCACGGTGGCCCTGCTGTACCCCTTCACCTGGCAGCACACCTACATCCCTGTGCTGCCACCTTCCATGATCGACATCGTCTGCTCGCCCACCCCCTTCCTCATCGGCCTGctctccagctccctgccccGCCTCAAGGAGCTACCTGTGGAGGAG GTCCTCGTTGTTGACCTTGTAAATAACCGGTTTTTGAGACAG ATGGAAGATGAGGACTCCATCCTGCCCCGCAAGCTGCAGGCCGCCCTAGAACACATTTTGGAGCAGAGGAATGAGCTGGCTAGTGACAAGGAGGAGGGCTCTGTCAATGGCAAGCAGG AGACCAGCCCCTTGAACGAGCTGGTGTCGGAGGCCTTTGTCCGTTTCTTCGTGGAGATCGTGGGCCACTACTCGCTCTTCCTGATGCCCACGGAGCGCGAGGAGCGGGCGCTGCAGCGCGACGCCTTCCGCAAGGCCGTCTCCTCCAAGAGCCTCCGGCGCTTCCTGGAGGTCTTCATGGAGACACAGATGTTCGGGGGCTTCATCCAGGAGCGGGAGCTGCGGAAGCAAGGAGTCAGAG